In Desulfobacter hydrogenophilus, the genomic stretch GATAGTTAATTATTAAACAAAATCCTGATCCGAAAATTAAAATGGGGGGGCTCCTTGGGGCCCCTCTTACTTGTTCAATAATCAAGGCCCCCCCATCTGACCTGAAAGGGTGAAATAGTGCCGACTATTCTTGTAATTTTAGGATGGAGATTGTTCTTTTACGCAAATGAAGGAAACGAGCCCATTCATGTGCATTGCCGGAAAGAAGATATGGAATGCAAGTATTGGTTAAATCAAGATAATTTTGACCTTGGGGAAGCTTTCGCGTATAATATGTCATCAAAGGATAAAAGGCAGATTAAAAAAATAAAAAAATAATCTACGAACACTTTGAATACATTGAACAACAATGGAACGATTTCCAGCAAAGGCGGTAACGATGGAAAAATTACATGAAATTAAAGATATTGAGTTTGAGGGTAATTTCCTCGTCATCACCGTTGACGGAGAAACAAAGCGTTTTGAATTAAAGGCTGTGTCACCTGTTCTTGAAAAAGCATCAGCAGTAGAGCGCTCCTGCTTTAGAATCTCTCCGTCAGGCTATGGGATATACTGGCCTCTGCTGGATGAGGACCTTTCCATAGATGGCCTGCTTGGGATTGTTCATGCACCCCAATGGAGCAAAAAGACTGCATAGTCGTTTTGACAGGCATACAATGTTTCTTGTGGGACTTGTTGCTGAACAAATTAATAATTTACAATATTCCCTGTTGTCAAAAAACAGAAAAAAACAGGCCTAAAAGGACTCCGGAAAAAAACGGTGATTTTCTATCGTGCCACCTGAATTCAGAAAAATAATGTTTCTTGTTCTCCTGATCCCGATTCTTTTTTATTTGATTGAGACCCTGGATGAAAAATATCCTGTCAGGGAAGTGGAAACTTTTTTGTATCTGCCTTCGGGAACATTTCTAAAAGGGGCTGCACTGGGGTATGATGAGATGCTTGCGGATCTGCTCTGGATTAAGGCGGTTGGGTATTTTGGCGGGCATTCCCGAACGGATCGCAACTACACGTGGCTTGCGCATCTGCTGGATGCGGTAACCACCCTGGATCCGTTGTATCAATACCCGTATGAATTCGGCGGGGTGGTTCTGGCCGCTGAAGTAGGGGATGTAGACAAAAGCATTGCGCTGCTGAAAAAAGGGATGAAGAATGTTTCCCGGGATGATCCACGGTACTGGTATTTCCCCTTTTTTCTTGCCTATGATTATATGTACCACAAAAATGATTATCTGACTGCAGCTCACTATCTGGAACAGGCCACAAAGTTCCCCCAAAGCCCCTCTTATCTGCCCCAACTGGTGGCACGACTTTATGCCAATGCCGATTCTCCGGAAGTGGCCGTGGCTTTTTTGCAGGAGATGATAAAATCCACGAAAAAACAGGCGTTAAAAGAGCGTTTGATCGAACGACTCCACCAGGTGATCCACCGGGCCAATCTAAAGCTTTTGAACCAGGGACTTGACGCCTTTTATCTAAAATTTCAGTATTATCCGACCGCTTTAGAGACGTTGGTTAAGTCCGGCATTATTCCCGGCATACCGATTGATCCCCGGGGTGGGAAATATTATATTTCCATGGACCATAAAACTGTTACAAACACAATACCCGAGGCCGATTTGAGAGTGCACATCAACGAGAAAAAGCAGCCCTCCGCAGACGATGTCCCCCTGCCCATGCGGGTGCCGGAACAAAATTAAAAAAGGAACACAATGGTGACCGATTCCGTGGCAATTAATATCAAAGGGTTGAGCAAAAGTTTTTCCAACGGCTGGCTGGGGAAAAAACAGGTAATCCGTGATTTGGATTTCCAGATCCGGGACAATGAGGTGTTTGGCTATCTTGGGGGCAACGGAGCCGGCAAGACCACGACATTCAAGCTGATGCTGGACCTGATACGACCGGACAAAGGGGATATCTCTTTTTGGGGGGGGGCGGCAAAGGATAGAACTAGCCGGGCCATGATTGGATATTTGCCGGAACAACCCTATTTTTACGCTTACCTTACCGGTGCCGAGGCCCTTGATTTCTATGCCAGCCTGTTTGATCTGACAGGGGCTGAACGTAAAAAGCGGGTCAACCATTTGCTCGATCTTGTGGGACTTGCCCATGCCGGGGATACCCAGTTGCGCAAATTTTCCCGGGGCATGCTCCAGCGCATCGGTATTGCCCAGGCCCTGGTCAATGATCCGAAACTGCTGATTTTGGATGAGCCCATGTCGGGCCTGGACCCCATGGGCCGCAAATCCATGCGCGACATTATTCTTTCCTGCCGGGACCAGGGTAAAACCATTATTTTTTCGTCCCACATCATTTCGGATGTGGAGATGATCTGCGATCGTGCCGGCATCCTTGCTAATGGGGAACTTAAAAGTATCATCACCATGGACGATGCCATGTCGTCTCAGGATTCCACCTGGGAGATTACCTGTCAGGGCGGGCGCTTGGACTTGTCAGGCATTGAGGGTCAAAGTAGCATTAAGCAAGTGGTTCGTGGAAACCGGCATATTATTTCAACGGGAGATAAAGAGATCGCAGACCGGGTGATGGCAGAAATTAACCGCCAAGGTCTGGTGCTTGTCTCCTTTTCAACGGCACGCAAAAGCATAGAAGATATTTATATCAAAAGTGCGGGGCAAAACACCCGCCCTGCAGGCAGTCAACAGGATGAATATTGATGAACAAAGTGCTGGCCATCGGCCTTAATACATTTAAAGAGTCTATCCGGGATAAGATTTTTTACAGTCTTTTATTTTTTGCCGTAATTTTAATTTTATTTTCCATTGTATTAAGCAAGCTGACCCTTGGCGATCCCATGAAGATCATCAAGGATTTCGGGCTTGGGTCCATATCCATCGGCGGCACCCTTATCGCCATTTTTGTGGGCATTGGTATGGTGTACAAGGAGATGGAAAAGCGCACCATTTACATTATTCTTTCCAAGCCGTTGGCCCGGTGGCAGTTTCTCATGGGCAAATATTTAGGACTCAGCCTGACCATTCTGGTGGAAGTTG encodes the following:
- a CDS encoding DUF2442 domain-containing protein, with product MEKLHEIKDIEFEGNFLVITVDGETKRFELKAVSPVLEKASAVERSCFRISPSGYGIYWPLLDEDLSIDGLLGIVHAPQWSKKTA
- a CDS encoding tetratricopeptide repeat protein, translating into MFLVLLIPILFYLIETLDEKYPVREVETFLYLPSGTFLKGAALGYDEMLADLLWIKAVGYFGGHSRTDRNYTWLAHLLDAVTTLDPLYQYPYEFGGVVLAAEVGDVDKSIALLKKGMKNVSRDDPRYWYFPFFLAYDYMYHKNDYLTAAHYLEQATKFPQSPSYLPQLVARLYANADSPEVAVAFLQEMIKSTKKQALKERLIERLHQVIHRANLKLLNQGLDAFYLKFQYYPTALETLVKSGIIPGIPIDPRGGKYYISMDHKTVTNTIPEADLRVHINEKKQPSADDVPLPMRVPEQN
- a CDS encoding ABC transporter ATP-binding protein produces the protein MVTDSVAINIKGLSKSFSNGWLGKKQVIRDLDFQIRDNEVFGYLGGNGAGKTTTFKLMLDLIRPDKGDISFWGGAAKDRTSRAMIGYLPEQPYFYAYLTGAEALDFYASLFDLTGAERKKRVNHLLDLVGLAHAGDTQLRKFSRGMLQRIGIAQALVNDPKLLILDEPMSGLDPMGRKSMRDIILSCRDQGKTIIFSSHIISDVEMICDRAGILANGELKSIITMDDAMSSQDSTWEITCQGGRLDLSGIEGQSSIKQVVRGNRHIISTGDKEIADRVMAEINRQGLVLVSFSTARKSIEDIYIKSAGQNTRPAGSQQDEY